From the genome of Ectobacillus sp. JY-23, one region includes:
- the gntK gene encoding gluconokinase: MLGVDLGTTSTKAVLFTKNGTVVAHHTVEYPLFTPTPSTAEQNPAEIYQAVLTTIQETIRKSAIAPKDLLCVSFSAAMHSVIAVDAYGIPLTNCITWADNRSTKWAEKIKEEWNGHDIYMRTGTPIHPMSPLCKLRWLKEEQSDIFTKAHKFISIKEYVFYQLFNQFAVDYSIASATGLLNLKNLDWDEEALAVAGVKREQLSDIVPTTHYFQGLAPGLAKQLGILPSTPFVIGANDGVLSNLGVNAIDPGVVAVTIGTSGAIRTVTDRPVTDPKGRIFCYALTEQHWVVGGPVNNGGMTFRWVRDTIASAEVETAKRLGIDPYEVLTKIAERVAPGADGLLFHPYLAGERAPLWNANARGSFFGLSLHHQKEHMIRAVLEGVIFNLYNVLLALEEQIGIPKKIQATGGFARSALWRQMMADIFDQEVTVPESFESSCLGAAILGLYALKEIDSLHVVSDMVGSTHTHQPIQENVAIYRELTPIYLRVSRQLSEEYNAIAAFQRKMLG, translated from the coding sequence ATGCTCGGTGTCGACCTTGGCACAACCAGCACAAAGGCTGTTCTTTTTACTAAAAATGGTACAGTTGTTGCGCATCACACGGTAGAATATCCTTTATTTACGCCTACCCCTTCCACGGCTGAGCAAAATCCTGCCGAGATTTATCAAGCAGTTTTGACAACCATTCAAGAAACGATTCGAAAAAGCGCCATTGCCCCAAAGGATTTGCTTTGCGTATCCTTCAGCGCTGCAATGCATAGCGTGATTGCAGTAGATGCATATGGAATTCCTTTAACAAATTGCATCACTTGGGCTGATAATAGAAGTACAAAGTGGGCAGAAAAGATTAAAGAGGAGTGGAATGGACACGACATTTACATGCGAACTGGTACACCCATTCATCCAATGTCGCCGCTTTGTAAATTGCGATGGTTAAAGGAAGAGCAATCTGACATTTTTACAAAAGCGCATAAGTTCATATCTATCAAAGAATACGTATTTTATCAGTTGTTTAACCAATTCGCAGTCGACTATTCCATTGCATCAGCAACAGGACTATTAAATTTAAAGAACTTGGATTGGGATGAGGAAGCTCTTGCAGTTGCAGGAGTGAAACGAGAGCAGCTTTCTGATATTGTACCAACTACCCATTACTTCCAAGGCTTAGCTCCAGGTTTGGCGAAGCAGCTGGGTATCCTTCCTTCCACACCATTTGTAATTGGAGCCAATGACGGTGTTTTATCCAATCTTGGTGTAAATGCGATTGATCCAGGCGTTGTGGCTGTTACAATTGGGACAAGCGGAGCTATTCGCACTGTGACAGATCGCCCTGTGACAGATCCAAAGGGGCGCATTTTTTGTTATGCATTGACGGAACAGCATTGGGTTGTAGGGGGACCTGTTAACAATGGGGGCATGACCTTCCGCTGGGTAAGAGATACAATTGCCTCCGCAGAAGTAGAAACAGCGAAACGCCTTGGTATCGACCCGTACGAAGTGCTTACCAAAATTGCGGAACGCGTAGCGCCAGGTGCCGACGGTCTCTTGTTCCACCCGTACCTTGCCGGAGAACGTGCCCCGTTATGGAACGCAAACGCTCGCGGATCCTTCTTTGGCCTAAGCCTGCATCACCAAAAAGAACATATGATTCGTGCCGTTTTGGAAGGTGTGATTTTTAACTTATATAATGTATTATTGGCTCTTGAAGAGCAAATTGGCATTCCGAAAAAAATTCAAGCAACAGGGGGATTTGCTCGTTCAGCGCTTTGGCGCCAAATGATGGCGGATATTTTTGACCAAGAAGTAACTGTTCCGGAAAGCTTTGAAAGCTCCTGCCTTGGTGCGGCAATCTTGGGATTATATGCCCTAAAAGAAATTGACTCCTTACATGTTGTTTCTGATATGGTTGGCTCTACTCATACGCATCAACCGATTCAAGAAAACGTAGCAATCTATCGCGAACTAACTCCTATCTATTTGCGTGTTTCACGTCAATTGAGCGAAGAGTACAATGCGATCGCGGCGTTTCAGCGCAAAATGTTAGGCTAA